The following coding sequences lie in one Methylotuvimicrobium alcaliphilum 20Z genomic window:
- the ribH gene encoding 6,7-dimethyl-8-ribityllumazine synthase produces the protein MSAIKTYEGHLSVKGGKFCIVASRFNSFIVEQLEAGAIDALVRHGANRDDICLVKAPGAFELPMVVQRIAAGKQYDAIIALGAVIRGGTPHFEYVAGECVKGLASVSLQYDVPVSFGVLTVDTIEQAIERAGTKAGNKGAEAAMSALEMVNLFQQLEA, from the coding sequence ATGTCGGCTATTAAAACCTATGAAGGCCATTTGTCAGTAAAGGGCGGTAAATTTTGCATCGTTGCATCCCGCTTTAACAGTTTTATCGTCGAGCAGTTAGAAGCCGGCGCTATCGATGCGTTGGTCCGTCACGGCGCCAATCGAGACGATATTTGTCTGGTCAAGGCGCCGGGCGCATTCGAACTGCCGATGGTCGTGCAGCGCATTGCTGCCGGTAAACAATACGATGCGATTATTGCCTTGGGCGCCGTGATAAGAGGCGGCACGCCGCATTTCGAATATGTCGCCGGCGAGTGTGTCAAAGGCTTGGCGTCGGTTTCGCTGCAATACGATGTGCCGGTCAGTTTCGGCGTGTTGACGGTCGATACGATCGAGCAAGCAATCGAGCGTGCGGGAACCAAGGCCGGTAACAAAGGCGCGGAAGCGGCAATGTCGGCACTGGAAATGGTTAATTTGTTCCAGCAGTTGGAAGC
- the ribBA gene encoding bifunctional 3,4-dihydroxy-2-butanone-4-phosphate synthase/GTP cyclohydrolase II translates to MNTIDEIIEDLRQGKMVIIMDDEDRENEGDLVMAATFTRPEDVNFMARYGRGLICLTLTRERCRQLRLPLMVNENKTAHSTNFTVSIEAAKGVTTGISAADRARTIQAAVASDARAEDLVQPGHIFPLMAQSGGVLNRAGHTEAGCDLARLAGVEPAAVIVEILNDDGSMARLPDLEKFAEQHQLKIGTIADLIHYRIQHENTLERISECNFPTEFGDFRLYAYQDQNDNKLHLALVMGQVAGDEPVLVRVHGRNLLDDLFSSKRNENSVSLRDAMRIIAEEGRGVIVVIRQNEDNKSLVEHIHQYQMQDNGVVNPASTDSVGDWRSTGTGSRILADLGVHRLKVIGTQKKYVGLAGFDLEVVDYVGKDGI, encoded by the coding sequence ATGAATACAATCGATGAAATTATAGAGGACCTGCGCCAAGGCAAAATGGTCATTATCATGGATGACGAAGACCGCGAGAACGAGGGCGATCTGGTCATGGCGGCGACTTTTACCCGTCCCGAAGATGTTAACTTTATGGCTCGCTACGGACGCGGTTTGATTTGTCTGACCTTGACCCGAGAACGTTGCCGGCAGTTGCGTTTGCCGTTGATGGTCAATGAAAACAAGACCGCGCATTCGACTAACTTTACCGTGTCGATCGAAGCGGCTAAAGGCGTTACGACCGGCATTTCAGCGGCCGATAGGGCGCGCACGATTCAGGCGGCAGTCGCGTCCGATGCGCGCGCCGAAGACTTGGTGCAGCCCGGTCATATCTTTCCGTTGATGGCGCAGTCCGGCGGGGTATTGAATCGCGCAGGTCATACCGAAGCCGGTTGCGATTTGGCGCGTTTGGCCGGCGTGGAACCTGCCGCGGTGATCGTCGAGATTCTAAACGACGACGGGAGTATGGCCAGGTTGCCGGATCTTGAAAAATTCGCCGAGCAACATCAGTTGAAAATCGGCACGATAGCCGATTTGATCCATTACCGTATTCAGCATGAAAATACGCTCGAGCGGATCAGCGAGTGCAATTTTCCGACCGAGTTCGGCGATTTCCGTTTGTATGCCTATCAGGACCAAAACGACAATAAGCTGCATTTGGCCTTGGTGATGGGGCAGGTGGCGGGCGACGAGCCGGTTCTGGTTCGGGTGCATGGGCGTAATTTGCTGGATGATTTGTTTTCGTCGAAACGTAATGAAAATAGCGTATCCTTGCGCGATGCGATGCGGATTATCGCCGAGGAAGGCCGAGGCGTGATTGTCGTGATCCGGCAAAACGAGGACAATAAGTCGCTGGTCGAGCATATTCACCAGTATCAAATGCAGGATAATGGCGTGGTGAATCCGGCGTCGACCGATAGCGTCGGAGATTGGCGTTCGACCGGAACGGGGTCGAGAATCCTTGCGGATTTAGGCGTACACCGCTTAAAGGTGATCGGCACGCAGAAAAAATATGTCGGTTTGGCGGGCTTCGATTTGGAAGTCGTCGATTATGTAGGGAAGGACGGTATTTAA
- a CDS encoding riboflavin synthase gives MFTGIILAIGSIAAIEPKAGDCRLKISTGKLPLADAHLGDSIAVNGVCLTAVELGRDYFYADVSNETLARTTLKTAKVGTRVNLELALTPSTRMGGHIVSGHVDGIGTVLDKHSDGRSYRFRFKAPDNLAKYIAEKGSICINGISLTVNEVDGAVFGVNIVPHTLQETTLGDTEAGDKVNLEVDLLARYLERLMAGDSAARGMGGVTEQLLKSSGFLN, from the coding sequence ATGTTCACAGGTATTATTCTGGCAATCGGCAGCATTGCCGCGATCGAGCCTAAAGCCGGCGATTGTCGGCTTAAAATAAGTACCGGCAAGTTGCCGCTGGCCGACGCTCACTTGGGCGATAGCATCGCGGTCAACGGTGTTTGCCTAACCGCGGTCGAGTTGGGTCGGGATTATTTTTATGCCGACGTATCGAACGAAACGTTGGCGCGCACGACCTTGAAAACGGCGAAGGTAGGCACGCGGGTCAATCTGGAATTGGCATTGACGCCGTCGACACGCATGGGCGGGCATATCGTCAGCGGTCATGTCGACGGTATCGGTACGGTACTCGATAAACACTCCGACGGCCGCTCTTATCGTTTTCGCTTCAAGGCGCCGGACAATCTGGCGAAATATATCGCCGAAAAAGGCTCCATTTGCATCAACGGTATTAGCTTGACCGTCAACGAAGTCGACGGCGCGGTGTTCGGCGTCAATATCGTGCCGCATACCTTACAGGAAACGACGCTTGGCGATACCGAAGCCGGTGATAAAGTGAATCTTGAAGTCGATTTGCTGGCCCGCTATCTGGAGCGCTTGATGGCCGGCGATTCGGCGGCGCGCGGCATGGGCGGCGTGACCGAACAATTATTGAAAAGCAGTGGCTTTCTAAACTAA
- the ribD gene encoding bifunctional diaminohydroxyphosphoribosylaminopyrimidine deaminase/5-amino-6-(5-phosphoribosylamino)uracil reductase RibD, with protein MTSVWHPDEFYMARAIQLAHNGMYTTQPNPRVGCVLVKEGAIIAEGWHARAGEGHAEVEALKRAQSPEGATVYVTLEPCSHHGRTPPCCEALVKAGVVRVVAAMQDPNPLVSGRGLTRLNDAGIDVRCGVLQNEAMKLNPGFIKRMQTGLPFIRGKLAMSLDGRTAMASGESKWITSDQSRADVHRYRARSSAILTGINTVLADDPALNARVEFETLQPARVVLDTRLRMPPTARLLTLPGRNVIVTCSQDRSEIDTLQQIGAEVYCVAERNGKVDLSAVMDLLGRLQFNEIFIEAGPTLSGALLAENLVDEWLIYMSTNVLGDEGRGLFRLPGLEKMADKKHLSLCDIRQIGSDLRLTLKPT; from the coding sequence ATGACTTCAGTGTGGCATCCGGACGAATTTTACATGGCCCGGGCGATTCAATTAGCGCATAACGGCATGTACACGACGCAACCGAATCCGCGTGTCGGTTGTGTATTGGTTAAAGAAGGGGCGATTATCGCCGAAGGCTGGCATGCACGGGCCGGCGAGGGTCATGCCGAAGTCGAGGCGCTCAAGCGGGCGCAAAGCCCCGAAGGGGCGACGGTTTATGTTACATTGGAGCCTTGCAGTCATCACGGGCGCACGCCGCCTTGTTGCGAAGCCTTGGTCAAAGCCGGCGTAGTTCGTGTTGTTGCGGCCATGCAAGACCCTAACCCGCTGGTTTCCGGGCGAGGTTTGACGAGATTGAATGACGCCGGTATCGATGTGCGCTGCGGCGTTTTGCAAAACGAAGCGATGAAACTGAATCCGGGCTTCATTAAACGCATGCAAACGGGTTTGCCGTTTATACGAGGCAAGTTGGCGATGAGTTTGGACGGGCGCACCGCGATGGCTTCCGGCGAGAGTAAATGGATCACTTCGGATCAATCCAGAGCCGATGTACATCGATATCGCGCCCGCAGTTCGGCGATTTTGACCGGTATCAATACGGTGTTGGCCGACGATCCTGCCTTGAATGCGCGGGTCGAATTCGAAACCCTGCAGCCGGCCAGAGTTGTGCTCGATACCCGTCTTAGGATGCCGCCGACCGCGCGTTTATTGACATTGCCGGGCCGGAATGTGATCGTGACTTGCTCGCAAGACAGAAGTGAAATCGATACGTTGCAACAAATAGGCGCGGAAGTGTATTGCGTTGCCGAGCGTAACGGAAAGGTCGATTTGTCCGCCGTGATGGATTTGTTGGGACGATTGCAGTTTAACGAGATATTCATCGAAGCCGGTCCGACCTTGAGCGGGGCTTTGTTGGCCGAAAACCTTGTCGACGAATGGCTCATCTACATGTCGACTAATGTATTGGGCGATGAGGGCCGAGGGTTGTTCCGTTTGCCGGGGCTTGAAAAAATGGCCGATAAAAAACATTTAAGCTTATGCGATATCAGACAAATAGGGTCGGATCTCAGGCTGACGCTGAAGCCGACTTGA
- the nrdR gene encoding transcriptional regulator NrdR, with protein sequence MRCPFCSAQDTRVIDSRLANEGDQVRRRRECSVCKERFTTFEQAELSLPRVIKRGGARVPFDEQKLRAGMLRALEKRPVDSDAIEQSVSRIIKELATKGEREIKAQELGEKVMRELSMLDHVAYVRFASVYRSFEDVSEFTDMIEHLKRQ encoded by the coding sequence ATGCGATGTCCTTTTTGTTCGGCGCAAGATACCCGAGTGATCGATTCCAGATTGGCGAATGAAGGCGATCAAGTGCGCAGGCGCCGCGAATGTTCGGTTTGTAAAGAGCGCTTTACGACTTTCGAACAGGCCGAGTTGAGTCTGCCGCGCGTGATCAAACGCGGTGGTGCAAGAGTGCCTTTCGACGAACAAAAACTCCGCGCCGGCATGTTGCGCGCCTTGGAAAAGAGGCCGGTGGACAGCGATGCGATCGAGCAATCCGTCAGCCGGATCATCAAAGAATTGGCCACGAAAGGCGAGCGCGAGATAAAGGCGCAAGAATTGGGTGAAAAAGTCATGAGAGAGTTGAGTATGCTCGATCATGTCGCCTATGTCAGATTCGCTTCGGTCTATCGAAGTTTCGAGGATGTCAGCGAATTTACCGATATGATCGAACATTTGAAGCGGCAATAA